In Anaerolineales bacterium, a genomic segment contains:
- a CDS encoding NHLP bacteriocin system secretion protein: MESKLFRKVALDRLSSPEQLDEMMRITNPRGWIALAAIGALLAALFLWGLFGNVPLVVTGEGLLTRGGGLITVTASAAGTVTLLVDEGALTQKDQTLAVVGTTKAAAAVTGRVLRLFVEEGAEVAAGTPLLEMESTDDASNPLEAVVFVPPAEGARIAVGMTVQISPVTVRREENGYMLGTVKAISESPASAARITRLTGDPDFAASVTTGGSPTEIRVTLTLDGTTPSGYRWSSSQGPDFKLQSGTFTNATVVIGDRRPLSLIFGYLPFFASLTADF, from the coding sequence ATGGAAAGCAAACTCTTTCGCAAGGTCGCGCTAGATCGTCTCTCCTCCCCGGAGCAGCTTGATGAGATGATGCGCATTACCAATCCGCGTGGCTGGATCGCTCTCGCTGCCATTGGCGCTTTGTTGGCTGCCCTTTTTCTATGGGGCTTGTTCGGCAATGTCCCCCTTGTTGTCACCGGAGAGGGATTGTTAACACGCGGCGGCGGCTTAATCACGGTTACTGCCTCAGCAGCGGGAACGGTGACCCTGCTTGTGGATGAAGGGGCGCTCACCCAAAAAGATCAAACCCTGGCGGTGGTGGGGACGACGAAAGCAGCCGCTGCGGTTACCGGGCGTGTGCTGCGCTTGTTCGTTGAAGAAGGCGCAGAGGTTGCCGCCGGAACGCCGCTTCTTGAAATGGAATCGACAGACGATGCCAGCAACCCCTTAGAGGCAGTTGTGTTTGTCCCGCCAGCAGAAGGGGCGCGGATTGCCGTCGGGATGACCGTCCAAATTTCGCCCGTCACCGTTCGGCGGGAGGAAAACGGCTACATGCTTGGAACCGTCAAGGCGATCAGCGAATCGCCCGCTTCTGCTGCCCGCATCACCCGTCTGACGGGTGATCCTGACTTTGCCGCCAGTGTTACAACGGGCGGCTCGCCAACGGAAATTCGGGTAACGCTCACCCTAGACGGGACAACTCCCAGCGGCTACCGTTGGTCGTCCTCACAGGGACCGGATTTCAAATTGCAAAGCGGAACATTCACCAACGCCACTGTTGTCATTGGGGATCGTCGCCCGCTGAGCTTGATCTTCGGCTATTTGCCCTTTTTCGCCTCGCTGACGGCGGATTTCTAG